Genomic window (Oncorhynchus masou masou isolate Uvic2021 chromosome 9, UVic_Omas_1.1, whole genome shotgun sequence):
aacgcTTGTGAACTAACTTGGAATACATTTCTGTCAATGATTGTATGTCCTCTTTCATGtccaataaaatatatataaaacttaCATTTACAAACATACACTTGCTTTACACAAGCAACTATTCACATGCTCACGTCTTCGAGGTATGAAATGATGGTAGTGTTCTCAACAGCAACAAAAACAACTGATTTGGAGTTACTTTAAATGTTAAAAGTATATCTTGATGTTGAAGAAATCCTAATTTCCTCTCGTCTCTCCCAGGTGTAATTTATCTGCTCTCTGGTGGAGTACCAGCACCTGACCTTCAACCGCTGGTATGTGTGCCCAGGATGGGTGTATTTTCTGGGCTGGCTGTTGGCCCTCTCCTCCATCGCCCTGGTCCCCGTGGGGGCCCTGCTACAGATCTGCACCGGGACAGGCAGTCTTACAGGTGAGAGTGTGACTGACCTGTGACTGGTGTTCAAAAATGGTTTTCTTCATGGATTGGTCATAGGATAATAATGTTTAAAGGATCAAATTGGAAGACTTATAGATCTGAAATTATTTTTGTAAACTGAGTGGGTAGGTATAATTTATTCACTGCAAAATGACCATAAAGTATTGAAGAAACCAACTAACTCACTTAAATCATTAAACATTAAAGTTGTGCTGACTTTCCCCTCAACTCACCAGCATTTCCTCCACCTGTCGGCTGGACCATGACCTCCGGTTGACCCGGGAATAGAAAGACTAAGCCGGAGCACATGACCTCTGGAGCAGAGATGGAGATACTCATGGCCGCAGCAGGGGAGACCACAGACAAATTAACTGACACACACCTAGAAACACTTCTGTGTCAAAGTTCTTGGTATACTGATCATTTATCTTAACACAACACCTATCTGGACTCTTGTATCCTTACCAACATGTTGAGAGAATACCATTGATAATGAACAATGGCGTATGTTTCAATACAGTGTCATCATGTTCCATATTTGAACAGTGTGTCACCACAATACATTTGAAAGAACATAGCCCAAGCACAGAGCGAGCAACCGAGAGACAATGCAGATTGTCATTGTACTAAACAAAACACAATGTTCTTTCAACTGTCCCGGCTCAAGGCTTAACATGGGTTACTGGCAGCTCATGACGTACTTCCTGAAGTCACTCCAGTTTACATGGTAGCAGTTGTAGTCACTACTAAAAGGTCATCTCATTCTGTCAGTTTCTTATTATGAAAGACCATTTTGGGCCAATATAAAGCAACTCTTTAACTAATAGCATTTTTGTTACGTAAATTAGTGCTTTACCTCAATTACAATTTTCATAATACTTATTAGACATCAGAAACATTGGTGAATTCCCCACAAAATGATGCTTATCTAAAAACACAAATTAAAgtagataaaaaaataaacaagcaaacacatacacacctgCTGTTGTCAATACTAAAACAATCAAAGACCAATGTTAATACATAATTCCCTGGTCGGATCTCCAAGATCCTGAATGAGATATAGCCTTTTATGTTTCAATGACATCTTTCACCATACGATACGGttatacacagagtgtacaacacattaggaATATTGAGTTCCACCCCCTtgtgccttcagaacagcctcaattcatcagggcatggactctacaaggagtggaaagcgttccatacggatgctggcccatgttgactccaatgtatcacacagttgtgtcaatttggctggatgtcctttgggtggtgaaccattcttgatacacatgggaaactgttgagcgtgaaaaacccagcagcgttgcagttcttgacacactcaaaccagtgcgcctggtacctactaccatagcctgttgttcaaaggcacttaaatattcaAAGGCACtgaaaaatccttctttaaccggtgttctccccttcatctacactaactGATTGAGGTGTATTTAACAGATCacataaataagggatcataactttcacctgaatttacctggtcagtctgttttATATATGGCAAATACAAAAAGAATGTACATTGTCAGTATAATTTCTCTCTACGTAGTGAAGTTCATACAAAAGCACGTCTTGATATTCAGCTCACTGAAAGGCAAGGTGAAGCTGAGTTCTTATGGCAGGCAATGAGTAGTACTCAGACGCTGTGCAGAAATATACAGCGTGGCATAGTGCCGTTCTGTCGACATTGTCTCACGCGTCATTAAACCTTCAACCTCTTCCCCTCAGCCACTCTAGGAATTTCGTTGGAGCTGAAGTGAAGTGACTGTTAGAGGGTTACAAACTGGCCGGGTGCCCTGCCTTTCCTTGGTCAGGTGCTAGAGAAGACCACCATGGGTGGAGCTGTCAGGGGGCATGATGGTGACTGTCTCAGGGGGTTTGGCACTGGCCTGCCCAGAGTGAGAGCGGGACGTGGTGACGCTGACTGGAGAATGCTGTGACAGGGAAACAGGGCAGTACTGTGGGAGCATATCTGACATGGGGGCCAGGAGGGACGAGGGTGGGACCGGGGCCTCCAACCCATTGTGGGTATGAGTGGCAATATTAGGGTCAACTGAGTCTCTCTTGAAACTGGGGTCCCCTCCCACTCCTGGCTCTGGACTAGAAGTGTTGTGATCCTCTTCCCTCCCCAGGTTCTTGAGGCTGGGGTAGCAGCCTGACTGAGCCATAGCCTGGCGTATCCTCTCCCAGCCCGCGTTGGCATTGGGGTCGTTATTATCAGGGTCATTGTTATAGGGGTTGTTGTTTTGGTGGTTGGCGGCCTGGTACAGCAGCTGTGTGTGCTGGCGGAGCTGAGCGATATCTCGGTCTGTGGCGTTGCTCTGGCGGAGGAGGTCCTGGGTGCGCAGCGTGATGTCAAGCAGGCCTGACTGGCTTAGGATGCCCACCGTGTTCAGGAAGCGCCTGTCGCGCGCCGCACTGAACAGGGACAGGCCTGGACCGTGCCCGCTAGGCCACCTCCTGgccgagagaggagaggagccaccggaagaggagtaggaggaggcaGTGGTGGTGTCGGAGCTGGGCATAGAGCGGGAGACAAAGCTGGAAGGTGTGGAGGGAGAGCGGGGGCTGGGGGAGCGGGAGGAGGCAGGGCTCCTCCAGTGGGACAAGCTTCTCTTGGGGTCTGGCTGCTTGCGGACATGTTTTCTGGATGGTGTCAGTAAGTGAGTAGTAGTGGACACCTCATCCCTCTTGTCCTCTGTACACATCCTCTTGTCCTGGCTCTGGTCCTCCCTGCCAGTCCCCTTACCAAGGGGGTCCACTGGGGTTATGTCTGATGGCTTCTTACTGGGATGGGGAGCGATACGAGGGTAGGACTTAAGAATGGGCAGGTAGGTTCTGCTTTTTGTTTTCATAGCTGTGCTGTCAGATCTCCAGGACTGTGTTCTGTTGGGGTTTGGGGATGCGGCCGAAGCTTCACTGGGCTGCTGGACCAGGATCACATGACATGGGACAGAGTCATTGGAGCTTCCTCCCCTGTTCTCCCAGTTTAGCTGGTTCTGGAGGTGATGGTCTGAGCCATTCTGGGGGGGGGATATGAAGggaagatgagagaaagagaggcaacTCCTCatgctgacacatactgtaaaaAAAGGGCAACTTATTTGAGCGGACATGCTGTAAGAGGATTGTGAACAAGGATGAGTTTGGTGCCATCAAATACATCCCTAAAACCATTTGGTCATTCTGGTTCACAGTGACATTTATTAGACAACTCATTTGCAGGTGCTTTCTTCCTCACACTCTGTCCCtgtcacctcctcttcctcctccacctgtaaccccctcctcctcctcctgtacctgtccccatcacctcctcttcctcctcctgtacctgtccccATCACCTCCTCTTCCTTTACCTGTCCcatcacctcctcttcctcctccacctgtaaccccctcttcctcctgcacCTGTCCCCATCACCTCCTCCACCTGTCCCcatcacctcctcttcctcctccacctgtccccatcacctcctctacctgtaaccccctcttcctcctgcacCTGTCCCcatcacctcctcttcctcctccacctgtccccatcacctcctcttcctcctgcacCTGTCCCcatcacctcctcttcctcctccacctgtaaccacctattcctcctccacctgtCCCCATcacctcctcttctacctgtctctgtcacctcttctacCTGTCCCTGTCACCTTCTCCATCTGTTCCCgtcacctcctctttctctttatccTACACCTGTCCCTGTCACCTTATCTTCCTCTTCCACCTGTACCTGTCCACTCCTCTTCCTTCTTCTTCTGTCaacttctcttcctcctcctcctgtcacctcctcttcctcctccacctgtaTCTGTCAGCTCCTCCATCTGTCTACTCCTCCTCATCTACCaatcacctcctcttcctcctccacctgtacctgtcacctcATCCTCCTGTCCCAGTCACCTCAACCACCTGTACCTGTCAGCTCAACCACCTGTACCTGTCAGCTCAACCACCTGTACCTGTCAGCTCAACCACCTGTACCTGTCAGCTCAACCACCTGTACCTGTCAGCTCAACCACCTGTACCTGTCAGCTCAAccacctgtacctgtcacctcAACCACCTGTACCTGTCAGCTCAACCACCTGTACCTGTCAGCTCAAccacctgtacctgtcacctcaaccacctgtacctgtcacctcaaccacctgtacctgtcacctccTCTTCCACTTGTCACCTCCTCTTCCTGTCACCTCCTCATTCACCTGTCCCTGTCACCCCCTCTCCACTTCCTCATGTCCCTGTCAACTCCTCCATCTGTCTACTCCTCCTATAcctgtcccctcctcttcctcatacACCTGTCGCTATCACCttgtcttcctcctccacctatccttgtcacttcctcttcctcctccgctTGTCCCCTCCTCGCCCTCCTCCGcctgtcccctcctcttcctcctctgcctgtcccctcctcttcctcctctgcctgacccctcctcttcctcctccgcctgtcccctcctcttcctcctccgcctgtcccctcctctgcctgtcccctcctcttcctcctctgcctgtcccctcctcttcttcctctgcctgacccctcctcttcctcatccgcctgtcccctcctcttcctcctctgcctgtcccctcctcttcctcctccgcctgtcccctcctctgcctgtcccctcctcttcctcctccgcctgtcctctcctcttcctcctctgcctgtcccctcctcttcctcctctgcctgacccctcctcttcctcatccgcctgtcccctcctctgcctgtcccctcctcttcctcctctgcttgtcccctcctcttcctcctctgcctgtcccctcctcttcctcctctgcctgacccctcctcttcctcatccgcctgtcccctcctctgcctgtcccctcctcttcctcctctgcctgtcccctcctcttgctcctctgcctgtcccctcctctgcctgtcccctcctcttcctcctctgcctgtcccctcctcttcctccctgtccactcctcttcctcctccgccTGTCCCCTCCTCTATTTCTGTATCCATTTCTCCTATTTTATGTTACTCCGTTTAGTTTTGCTGTCCTATGATTTGCCACCTCCTGCCATGTCTTTCTTCACAGTTGCATGCTCTAGTCAAGCCACCTCTTCAGTGCTTTTCAATTAGGAACATTTTTTAATTGGAAATTTAGTTTACTTTATCAATTGACTACTGAATTGGaactgacctcaagcctgcctcccacctctctcaccTGTTTGAGCACCACGTTCCTGATGATGAATATGGGGGTGAGGTCGGGGCTTCCGGGGCTGGGGACCAGGGTGTGATTCCCCTGGAGAGGGGCCTGCTCGGGATTGACTTGGCTCTGGagaccctcccttcccctggGCTCACTCACGCTGCTGCCCTGGTCCTCTCTATCCGCATGGAGCCAGTCTGTGCAGCTGTTGTTGtctggaagagaggaagagaggaagaaggggagagaggaagaagggagagagagagagagagagagagaagcaagttAAGGGAAGAGATGAGTGTAAAGAATTGAAGGGGAATACAGGGGGGATGGGAGCTGTCCTCACAAGAAATTTGACAATTATTTTCATACCGTTTCCCACTGGTTACTGAGTGAGTCATGTGTACCTGTGAGGTCATACTCACAAGTCATCAAGGACAGTAATCTAGTACTCCTCATGAAGGAATTCATGGAATTCTATCAGCAATACTACTGAGTAGAGGGCCAGTGAGCATGTAGACTATACGTGTGTCCTTCTATATCTAGGAATACAACACCTCAGACTGGTTGGTTGCACGTCACATACTTGTCATACTGTAGTCAGTAATTCATCCTATTGGAAGCTGTGACTTGCACTGCCTGGCCTGTGTAACACTGTGTCATGACTCATGaccccattattttttatttctactttgcacattcttccactgcaaatctaccattccagtgttttacttgctatattgtatttactttgccaccatggcctttttttgcctttacctcccttatctcacctcatttgctcacatcgtatgtagacttgtttatactgtattattgactgtatgtttgttttactccatgtgtaactctgtgtcgttgtatgtgtcgaactgctttgctttatcttggccaggtcgcaattgtaaatgagaacttgttctcaacttgcctacctggttaaataaaggtgaaataaatacaattttaaaaaatgatggTCACACTGTCTGGCAGTGTGAGAGTTTACAGGAAACACATTGGAGTGAGAAGGAGCGAGGGGGTGGGTGAGTGTCCGGAACGTTCTCCCTCACCCGAATATCCAGAATCTTTTTCAGATCCGCAGCGAGAGCCTCTTCTGTTGGACTCTGTGTCCGCAATACTCCTTGAGGCCAGCAGGGTGGCAGTGTTGCTCCTGTCTTCTGCATTCTTACTGGATGCACGTGGCTCTCGCCCACTGAGACAAGCCTGTTCCAGAGGCATACTGCGTCCTGGTGGAGAACCAAATACACCACTGAGTAACATTTCCCTGGAATATGTTTTAAAATGCATCGGCCTATGACACTTCAAAAAACTACTCTCATAAAAATAGAAAGAACTTGGTTCCAAGTagcagaaaaaaataaaaactccTCACTGAATATTTTTATGTGTTGAAATGACATTATGCTGCTGGATACATAATATCTGATttagctcctcctcctcagtcACTTCTCCCTCCACAGCCTGTTCCCTTTGCCTGGCTCCTCCTCTTCACTCCTAGATACATCAGGGTCCCGTGTGTGTGGACTGTATGTGCATGCCGGGGGGTGCTATTAAACATCACCATGACAAAATACACAGTTTTTGCAAGTATTGACCAGGCATGATGGGAGACGTTAAATCATGGTGGTTACCATGGACATGATCATGAGAGCTTCAGAAGTGATTTAGCACATGAGTGGGATTAGTCTTTAGAgcggtatactgtatgtggatgcAAATGTGGTTCTTTATGTAACACTGTGCCACCCTACAGGTCAAccctgttctgacagacatgttTACACAATTTGGTAtttcctccctccatttctctttccCCAAATCTTTGAATTTTCTCTGTTTGAGTGAGAGTATCTTATGTCCAGgataagaagagagagaaaaaagcccCATGGTTCTGACCATTAGACTACCCACACTGTCAGCTGAATTTCAACTGTCGAGGAAAACCCATTTATCTCGTGGAGAAGAGCTTTAAGTCAGTCATGGGACTTGTAAGCAGAAATATTGGTTAAACATCGATGTAATAAACAATAGCTGACAAACTGAAATATATTTGCACCTCAAGCTTTTTAGAGGGGCACAAAGTAACGTTGTGCGACTATATAGCCCCCTGAGAACTGACACTTTCTTGTACATGATGATACCCAATGGCAGGTTTTATGACGTTCCGACTAAGCAATTGTTTATAGGTAACTTTCTGTggtgttattttgtaaataatAGGCCAATGGGATAAACGTGTATGATGGGTATCAAACGTGCGCTGTCACAACTTGGGGCTCCTCCCCTTTCCCTTATGTAACGTCACAACTTCGGCAGAGCAGACAAACTTGCTCTATTGCTTTACACATTAACAAACGTGATATACCAAACGCACGAAATAAGTCAGAAATAATTAGGCCTAATAAATAAATCAAAGAAATAACATGACAACTATATTTGTCAAATGTTTAAATACTTGCTTAAGTATGGTCAGCAGGTTTAAATCAGGTCAAAAAGTCCATATATAAAGCAATTCTGGTCAGTGCACCTTTTACATTAAGTTATTGTTTCAAAAGTCTCCGTCtcaaagtatatatatatttttaaaaaatcaCCAACATCTTACCTCCAATATCAAGTTGGACTCTTTGCCACTGTTGGTTCACTTCACTTGTATAGCGCTCCGTCTCGCCGTATTGTTGGCTAGAGCACCTAATTTCTAGCTCTATCTTTCAACGTTTCCCTTATGTCATGTCATCTATGCGTGTCTATCGCTGCGTTTCTATTACATCTATCTCATTCAATGCATAAACTAGCTAACGGGATGTGAAGACTGCCTGTTGCCTAACGGTTAGATCCTACGAAACGAGTCCCAGTTCCAAAATTGATAATCGGTACCCAACCTGAAAATGTCCCCGCCTCCTAGACCTCCCTGCGGGTTTCCACTAGTtgccacagccacaaagtcagaattGGCTACAGGCCTATTGTAAACatttatgaaaaaaaaaataatgtgcTTTTTGATCGTAATTTAAATTTAAGTATAAATATATGGTTTAGGTTAAAGTTAGGTTTATAATCGAATTTTAATAAGATACATTGAATACATATtcagggtttatgactttgtggctgacTAGTGACGACCCCTCCCTTGCTAGAATGACAAACGGTTTCCGCCGATATCAAGAGATTGGGGCGGAAGCACAAGCAATCTGGGAGGATGTAGCATAATAAAGACTACTTCATTTTCTGGGCACGTGTAGGGGTGGGGACCGCATGAGTTTTGAGCTGAAGTGACTGGATGAGAACGTCCCATTTGATTATTAAGAGAGGTGTGACTACAGTGGTGAGGTTTGGGCAGAATATCATATTAAATTACCTAATTATATGGGGACAAAGCTCTACCTATTCTGTTAtttctataccatgtttctttgGGTTACTGGACTTGTATTGTTATACCATAGACTACACTAAATTAACAGCCTTTGTAAACTGGACTATTGAGAAAAGAACGACAGGGAAGCATGGTGTGATTTAAAAATagatacatacatgcatacaagTTTTGCCTTCCCTACAGGGTGAATTAGAAATGCTACATTGTTGCTATATTTCACGTGTCTCTCAGATGTGAAATGTGCCATAGTTCATCAGTCAGCTGGTCCAGAACATATCCACATGGCTCTCGTACGGCAGAATGACGTATTTAACGCTTCTCAGCCAATGACTGCCACGGATCTGTTCGAGCACGTGAACAGAGCCTAAGAAGGCGGGGTTAGGCAAACGAGCACATGCTGCAAGCAGACAGAGCACTGATGGTTCAGTCAGAGAGACGATAGAAACCCGAACAAGTGGTGTAACAGTTCCACAAGCGGTAGCCGTGTGTGGGTAAAGTCACCGCAGAAGACAAGCGGAACTTTAACGCTGTTAAAGATAATTTTCTTGCAATTCTTTACATGCTTCCATTATGTGTATTCATATGATATGAGTGACTCAAATATTACAAAATAACCAATGAGCTAATAAACCTAGCTTAAAAAACAACTGTCATgagctagttgatctggacatttctgacaagttacaAATAGCGACATTTGGGAACAGCTGAGCTATCACACCACGTTTTTTTCATAAAATGCGATTGGATTTATGTCAATTCCATTACAATTATTGTCCAACAAGTGTTAAGGCCTTTATTTAATTCTAACATTATATTATTCAAATATATAATAGAAATCTCCAAACGTTTTGGTTTTATAGCACTATTAAATGCCACAGGGCTAATTTCGTTAGAATTTTGGCATGTTTTTCCTAGATTTAGAACATAAAACATTTATAAAGCAAACATCCCTTAAGTCTAGCACAGCAAAGAAGTCTATTGTTTAAGCAGATGTTAGACAACAGTGATGACCATATTTCCTCAAATATAAATAGATATTCAAGGCACTTTTGCCCTCGAAAATAACAATTTTATACAAACATTGGTAAAATATGGAAATTCATTTGAAAAtcccaaacaaaaacaactaTTCTCCGATCTTTCAGCACTGACGCGGTTGACGTTAGCCAAAAATCTGCCGGAGTTGACAAAACATGAATTTTATCAtgtggaaaccctagacccactctaatttgcatatcgccccaacagatccacagatgatgcaatctctattgcactccacacagccctttcccacctggacaaaaggaacacctatgtcagaatgctattcattgactacaactcagcgttcaacaccatagagccctcaaagctcatcaataagctaaggaccctgggactaaacaactccctctgcaactggatcctggacttcctgacgggcagcccacaggtggtaagggtaggtaataacacatccgccacactgatcctcaacacagcggcccctcaggggtgcgtgctcagtcccatcctgtactccctgttcactcatgactttacggccaggcacgactccaacaccatcattaagcttgcagatgacaacagtgatcacagacaacgacatgacagcctatagggaggaggtcagagacctggctgtatggtgccaggacaacaaccactccctcaacgtgatcaagacaaagaagaaGATTGTGGACAACAgtaaaaagaggaccgagcacacccccattctcatcgacggggctgcagtggagcagattgagagcttcacgttccttggagtccacatcaccaccaaactaacatggtccaagcacaccaagacagttgtgaagaaggcacaacaaaacctattccccaggagactgaaaagatttggcatgggtcgtcagattctcaaaaggttctacagctgcagcatcgagaacatcctgactggctgcatcactgcctggtatggcaactgctcggcctccgaccgcaaggcactacaaagtGTAGTGTGAaaggcccagtatatcactggggccaagcttcctgccatccaggatctgtgtcagaggaaggccatcaaaattgtcaaagactccagccaccctagtcatagactgttctctctgctaccgcaaggcaagcggtaccagaggggccaagtctgggtccaagaggcttctaaacagcttctacccccaagccataagactccttgGGGAAGAAGCGGtttctaatcaaatggctacccagactatttgcaatgcccaaccccctcttttacactgctgctactctctgttgttatcatctatgcatagtcactttaataactctgcctacagttgaagtcagaagtttacatacaccttagccaaatacattttagctcagcttttcacaatccttgacatttaatccttgtaaactgtgaaggacctcggcgttactctggaccctgatctctcttttgaagaacatatcaagaccatttcaaggacagcttttttccatctacgtaacattgcaaaaatcagaaactttctgtccaaaaatgatgcagaaaaattcatccatgcttttgtcacttctaagttagactactgcaatgctctactttccggctacccggataaagcactaaataaacttcagttagtgctaaatacggctgctagaatcctgactagaaccaaaaaatttgatcatattactccagtgctagcctccctacactggcttcctgtcaaagttTGAAAGCTGATTTCaaagttttactgctaacctacaaagcattacatgggcttgctcctacctatctctctgatttggtcctgccgtacatacctacacgtacgctacggtcataagacgcaggcctcctaattgtccctagaatttctaagcaaacagctggaggcagggctttctcctatagagctccatttttatggaacggtctgcctacccatgtcagagacgcaaactcggtctcaacctttaagtctttactgaagactcatctcttcagtgggtcatatgattgagtgtagtctggcccaggagtgggaaggtggacggaaaggctctggagcaacgaaccacccttgctgtctctgcctggccggttcccctctttccactgggattctctgcctctaaccctattacaggagcTGAGTCGCTgtcttactggggctctctcatgccgttcctggaaggggtgcgtcacctgagtgggttgattcactgatgtggtcttcctgtctgggttggcgccccccccttgggttgtgccatggcggagatcttgcgggctatactcagctttgtctcaggatggtaagttggtggttgaagatatccctctagtggtgtgggggctgtgctttggcaaagtgggtggggttatatccttcctgtttggccctgtccgggggtgtcctcggatggggccacagtgtctcctgacccctcctgtctcagcctccagtatttatgctgcagtagtttatgtgttggggggctggggtcagtttgttatatctggagtacttctcctgtccaattcggtgtcctgtgtgaatctaagtgtgcgttctctaattctctccttctctctctcggaggacctgagccctaggaccatgccccaggactacctgacatgatgactccttgctatccccagtccacctggccgtgctgctgctccagttttaactgttctgccttattattattcgaccatgctggtcatttatgaacatttgaacatcttggccatgttctgttataatctccacccggcacagccggaagaggactggccaccccacatatgctctctctaattctctttctttctctctctcggaggacctgagccctaggaccatgccccaggactacctgacatgatgactccttgctatccccagtccacctggccgtgctgctgctccagtttcaactgttctgccttattattattcgaccatgctggtcatttatgaacatttgaacatcttggccatgttctgttataatctctacccggcccagccagaagaggactggccaccccacatagcctggttcctctctaggtttcttcctagggtttggcctttctagggagtttttcctaaccaccgtgcttctacacctgcattgcttgctgtttgg
Coding sequences:
- the si:ch211-132b12.7 gene encoding CLOCK-interacting pacemaker, which produces MPLEQACLSGREPRASSKNAEDRSNTATLLASRSIADTESNRRGSRCGSEKDSGYSDNNSCTDWLHADREDQGSSVSEPRGREGLQSQVNPEQAPLQGNHTLVPSPGSPDLTPIFIIRNVVLKQNGSDHHLQNQLNWENRGGSSNDSVPCHVILVQQPSEASAASPNPNRTQSWRSDSTAMKTKSRTYLPILKSYPRIAPHPSKKPSDITPVDPLGKGTGREDQSQDKRMCTEDKRDEVSTTTHLLTPSRKHVRKQPDPKRSLSHWRSPASSRSPSPRSPSTPSSFVSRSMPSSDTTTASSYSSSGGSSPLSARRWPSGHGPGLSLFSAARDRRFLNTVGILSQSGLLDITLRTQDLLRQSNATDRDIAQLRQHTQLLYQAANHQNNNPYNNDPDNNDPNANAGWERIRQAMAQSGCYPSLKNLGREEDHNTSSPEPGVGGDPSFKRDSVDPNIATHTHNGLEAPVPPSSLLAPMSDMLPQYCPVSLSQHSPVSVTTSRSHSGQASAKPPETVTIMPPDSSTHGGLL